ACGAACATGCCGATCCGGTAGAGCGACGTCGACACAACCTGCCCGCGACCCGTCCGCTCGCGCGCGAGCAGCGCGGCGGCGACGGCGCCGGCGCCCGTGATGCCGGCGACGTGGTCGCCCATCGCCCCGCGCTGGAAGGGTGGATCGGCGCCCGGCGGCGTCAGGGCCGCCGCAATCCCCGCGCGCGACCAGAAGGCGCCGACGTCGTAAGCCGGCCGGTCGCGCTCCGGCCCCTGGGTGCCGTAGCCGGTGATGCCGGCGTAGACGAGCCGCGGGTTGCGCTCGGTGAGGCTCTCGGGCTCGAGGCCGAGGCGCGCGAGCACGACGGGGCGCAGGTTGGTGACGAACACGTCGGCACGATCGACGAGGCGGAGCGCGATGTCGCGTCCCGCTTCCTTCGTGAAGTCGAGCGCGATGCTCCGCTTGCCGCGGTTGTCGAGCTCGAAGGGCGGATTGGCGGGCACCTCGAGGCCGGCGGCGCTGAGGAAGAGCCCGCGGAACGGGTCGCCGTCGGGCGGCTCGATCTTGACGACGTCGGCGCCCCAGTCGCCCAGGATGCCGGCGGCGGACGGGCCCGCCACCCAGAAGGCGAGCTCGACGACCCGGATGCCCTCCATGGGGCCTGCCATGAGCGCTCTCCTCAGGCGAAGGCGGCGGCGCGCAGCGCCTCGACCTCGGCCACCTGCTTCGGCGCGGCCGCGGAGAGGACCTCGGCGCCCGTCTCGGTGACGAGGACGTCGTCCTCGATGCGGATGCCGATGCCGCGGAACGCCTCGGGCACGTCCTCGGCGTCGGCGGGGATGTAGAGGCCCGGCTCGACCGTGAACACCATCCGCGGCTCGAGCGGCCGTGGCTTGCCGTCGTTCGCATAGACGCCGACGTCGTGCACGTCGCGGCCGAGCCAGTGGCTCGTGCGGTGCATGTAGAAGCGGCGGTAGGTCTCCTTCTCGAGCGCCTCGTCGATCGAGCCGCCGAGCAGGCGGAGCGAGAGGAGCGCCTCGACGAGCACGCGCACCGCCTTGTGATGCAGCTCCTCGAGCGTCGCGCCGGGGCGGACGGCGGCGATGGCGGCCAGCTGCGCCGCGAGCACGGCGTCGTAGAGCTCCCGCTGCGCGCCGTCGTACCGGCGCTCGATGGGCCACGTGCGCGTCACGTCGGCGCAGTACCCGGCGTACTCGGCGCCGGCGTCGATCAGCAGCAGCTCGGGGGCGGCGAGCGGCCGATCGTTCTGCGTGTAGTGGAGGACCGTGGCGTTCGGCCCGCCGGCCACGATCGACGCGTAGGCGGGCCCGGTCGCCCCGCGGCGCCGGAAGGTGAAGTCGATCAGCGCCTCGACCTCGAACTCGCTCATCCCCGGACGGGCGGTGCGCATCGCCTCGCGGTGCGCCTCGCAGGCGATCGCGATCGCCTGGCGCAGGCGCGCGAGCTCGCCGGCCTCCTTGCGGAGCCGGAGCTCGTGCAGGATCTCGGCGGGATCGCGGATCGCCGTCGGACCCGTGCCCGAGCGCGGCCGTCCCGCCTGGGCGCGGCGGATGGCCGCGAGGAGACGGGCGGCGAGCGCATCTTCCCGGGCGACGTTGTGATAGACGTGCGGCGCCTTCTCGAGGAAGCGCGGCAGCACCTGGTCGAGCTCCTCGAGCGAGAAGGCTGCGTCGGCACCGTACTGCTGCACGGCTCCCTCGACGCCGATGCGCGCGCCGACCCAGATCGCGCGCTCGGGGTCGTGCGGGCGGACGAAGAGGACGTAGCGCTCGGGGGCGTCCGGCGCGAGCAGGCAGACCGCGTCGGCCTCCGGGAAGCCGGTGACGTAGGCGAAGTCGCTGTCCTGCCGGTAGGGGTAGAGGATGTCCGCCGTCCGGACGCGCTCGGGCGCGGCGGCCAGCAGCATCACGCCGCCGTGCATTTCCTCCATGATGCGTGCCCGTCGGGCCGCGAGCTCCGCCGTTTCCGCCGCACTCAGCCCCATCGAGACTTTGTAACACGGGGCGCCGGGCATGGCACACTCACGGCAGGACCTGCTGGAACGGCTTCACCTCGACGCAGTTGAAGATGCCCTCGGTCACGTACGGATCGCGTGCGACGACCGCCCACGCCTCGGCGAGCGAGCCGGCCTCGAGCACGATCAGGCTGCCCGTGCGGTCGAGGAGCTTCCCGGCGAGCTTGATGCGGCCGGCGCGCGAGAGCGGCTCCAGGTGCTCGAGGTGCGCCGGCCGCACCGCGGGCCGCTTGTCGGTGGCGTCGGGCGCGTCGTGCCCGATGATCACGTAGAGCATGATGAGCCTCCCTCCTTGCGGCGGCACCACCGCCGCGGTCTACTGGGTCCGATGACGGGCCATGCGCACCTGCTCGATTTCCCCGAGGCGCTCGAAGCGCTCTTTTCCCGTCTCGGCGAGCTGAAGATCGTGCTCGGTCCGGCCGCGGCGCCGGGCGTCGACCAGGTCGAGGCGGACCTGCGGAGCGCGCTCGCGGCGCGCCACCGGGGCGACGTGGCCGCCGCGGTGGAGCGGATCGGCACGGCGATGGACCGCCTCGCGGCGCTCGCCGGCGCCGGCGACCCGGCCGAGGCCGCCATGATGCGGG
This is a stretch of genomic DNA from Deltaproteobacteria bacterium. It encodes these proteins:
- a CDS encoding M24 family metallopeptidase, with translation MGLSAAETAELAARRARIMEEMHGGVMLLAAAPERVRTADILYPYRQDSDFAYVTGFPEADAVCLLAPDAPERYVLFVRPHDPERAIWVGARIGVEGAVQQYGADAAFSLEELDQVLPRFLEKAPHVYHNVAREDALAARLLAAIRRAQAGRPRSGTGPTAIRDPAEILHELRLRKEAGELARLRQAIAIACEAHREAMRTARPGMSEFEVEALIDFTFRRRGATGPAYASIVAGGPNATVLHYTQNDRPLAAPELLLIDAGAEYAGYCADVTRTWPIERRYDGAQRELYDAVLAAQLAAIAAVRPGATLEELHHKAVRVLVEALLSLRLLGGSIDEALEKETYRRFYMHRTSHWLGRDVHDVGVYANDGKPRPLEPRMVFTVEPGLYIPADAEDVPEAFRGIGIRIEDDVLVTETGAEVLSAAAPKQVAEVEALRAAAFA
- a CDS encoding CoA transferase, encoding MAGPMEGIRVVELAFWVAGPSAAGILGDWGADVVKIEPPDGDPFRGLFLSAAGLEVPANPPFELDNRGKRSIALDFTKEAGRDIALRLVDRADVFVTNLRPVVLARLGLEPESLTERNPRLVYAGITGYGTQGPERDRPAYDVGAFWSRAGIAAALTPPGADPPFQRGAMGDHVAGITGAGAVAAALLARERTGRGQVVSTSLYRIGMFVIGWDLSTTLRLGIPATPMTRTAMPNPVISCYRAGDGRWFWLLGLQGDRHWPDLVRAVGRPEWLADPRFASMRARREHCAELVGLLDAIFATRPLAEWGAVFDREGMWWAPVQTTEEIVADPQDPQAEAAGAWVDVLRPDGGSVRMLASPADFSAARSQPRAVAPELGQHTEEILLELGYDWEAIGTLKEKGAIP